Proteins encoded together in one Balearica regulorum gibbericeps isolate bBalReg1 chromosome 3, bBalReg1.pri, whole genome shotgun sequence window:
- the COL10A1 gene encoding collagen alpha-1(X) chain, protein MHLQISLLLLCLNIVHGSDGYFSERYQKQSSIKGPHFLPFNVKSQGVQIRGEQGPPGPPGPIGPRGQPGPAGKPGFGSPGPQGPPGPPGPPGFSAVGKPGMPGLPGKPGERGLNGEKGEAGPVGLPGARGPQGPPGTPGPAGLSVPGKPGPQGPPGAQGPRGLPGEKGEPGIPGINGQKGESGFGVPGRPGNRGLPGPQGPRGLPGPAGIGKPGENGLPGQPGMKGDRGLPGAPGAAGIPGPQGPPGEPGEAGVGRPGPMGPPGAAGIPGAKGHPGPAGLPGSPGLPGFGKPGLPGMKGHRGPEGPPGLPGPKGDQGPAGVPGEPGPAGPPGNMGPQGLKGLPGENGLPGPKGDTGPVGPPGFPGAKGERGLPGLEGKPGYPGEQGLAGPKGHPGFPGPKGDTGHAGLPGLPGPMGPQGIKGVPGINGEPGPRGPSGIPGIRGPIGPPGLPGAPGAKGEPGAPGLPGPAGISTKGLSGPMGPPGPPGPKGNNGEPGLPGPPGPPGPPGQAVIPESYVKAGESRELSGMSFIKGVNQALTGMPVSAFSVILSKAYPGATVPIKFDKILYNRQQHYDPRTGIFTCRIPGLYYFSYHVHAKGTNVWVALYKNGSPLMYTYDEYQKGYLDQASGSAVIDLMENDQVWLQLPNSESNGLYSSDYVHSSFSGFLFAHI, encoded by the exons ATGCATTTACAAATATCCTTACTGCTGCTTTGTCTGAACATAGTCCATGGCAGCGATGGATATTTTTCTGAGCGATACCAGAAACAATCCAGCATCAAGGGGCCACATTTTCTACCATTCAATGTAAAGAGTCAAG GTGTGCAGATAAGGGGTGAACAAGGACCACCCGGTCCCCCAGGCCCTATTGGACCAAGAGGACAACCAGGTCCTGCAGGAAAGCCAGGGTTTGGAAGTCCTGGACCTCAAGGTCCCCCTGGTCCCCCAGGACCACCTGGATTCTCTGCGGTTGGAAAGCCAGGCATGCCAGGTCTACCAGGAAAGCCAGGAGAGAGAGGACTAAATGGTGAGAAAGGAGAAGCTGGGCCTGTTGGGCTCCCAGGCGCAAGAGGGCCACAAGGACCCCCCGGCACTCCTGGCCCTGCAGGACTGTCTGTTCCTGGCAAGCCGGGACCACAAGGCCCTCCAGGAGCTCAAGGGCCAAGAGGCCTCCCTGGCGAGAAGGGAGAGCCAGGTATTCCTGGTATAAATggacaaaaaggagaaagtggATTCGGTGTTCCAGGCCGCCCGGGTAACAGGGGTCTTCCGGGCCCGCAGGGGCCCCGAGGcctccctggtcctgctggcatAGGGAAGCCTGGCGAAAATGGTCTTCCAGGTCAGCCAGGTATGAAAGGTGACAGAGGTTTACCAGGTGCACCCGGAGCAGCTGGTATCCCAGGTCCCCAGGGTCCCCCAGGAGAACCTGGAGAAGCCGGTGTCGGCAGGCCTGGGCCAATGGGACcaccaggagcagcaggcaTCCCTGGAGCCAAGGGACACCCTGGACCTGCAGGGCTGCCTGGATCTCCAGGTCTTCCAGGATTCGGAAAGCCAGGATTGCCGGGGATGAAGGGACACAGAGGGCCTGAAGGTCCTCCTGGCCTTCCAGGACCTAAAGGAGACCAAGGCCCAGCTGGCGTGCCAGGAGAACCAGGGCCAGCCGGGCCACCAGGGAACATGGGCCCTCAAGGACTCAAAGGCTTGCCTGGTGAGAACGGCCTACCCGGGCCCAAAGGTGACACAGGCCCTGTAGGCCCCCCGGGATTCCCAGGGGCCAAGGGTGAACGAGGTCTACCAGGATTAGAAGGAAAACCAGGATACCCAGGTGAGCAGGGTCTTGCTGGTCCTAAGGGACACCCAGGTTTCCCAGGTCCAAAAGGTGACACTGGCCATGCTGGGCTACCTGGCTTGCCCGGTCCAATGGGTCCACAAGGAATTAAGGGAGTGCCAGGCATCAATGGTGAGCCAGGCCCCAGAGGGCCTTCAGGGATACCCGGGATCAGAGGCCCCATCGGCCCCCCTGGCCTGCCAGGGGCCCCTGGTGCGAAAGGCGAGCCAGGAGCACCAGGACTGCCAGGCCCAGCAGGTATTTCTACGAAAGGCTTAAGTGGACCCATGGGACCACCTGGACCCCCTGGGCCTAAAGGCAACAATGGAGAGCCTGGCTTGCCAGGCCCCCCAGGTCCTCCTGGTCCCCCTGGCCAAGCCGTAATCCCTGAAAGCTATGTTAAAGCAGGAGAGTCTCGGGAGCTGTCAGGAATGTCTTTCATAAAAGGAGTAAACCAAGCTCTTACAGGGATGCCAGTGTCTGCTTTCAGTGTCATTCTCTCAAAAGCCTACCCTGGGGCAACAGTCCCCATCAAATTTGATAAAATCTTGTACAACAGGCAGCAACACTATGACCCCAGAACAGGAATCTTCACCTGCAGGATCCCTGGACTGTACTATTTCTCCTACCATGTACATGCAAAAGGAACAAATGTTTGGGTTGCACTCTACAAAAATGGTTCCCCACTCATGTACACTTATGATGAGTACCAGAAAGGATACCTTGACCAGGCTTCTGGCAGTGCTGTCATCGATCTCATGGAGAATGATCAAGTATGGCTCCAACTGCCCAATTCAGAATCTAATGGTCTTTATTCCTCTGACTATGTTCACTCTTCTTTCTCAGGTTTCCTATTTGCTCATATCTAA